The following proteins are co-located in the Chryseobacterium daecheongense genome:
- a CDS encoding M20/M25/M40 family metallo-hydrolase, whose protein sequence is MKINTFFAMPAVVLATQFSWAQAPAKSQEKLNPIVESFVNEANNNSQLENMAYELLDGIGPRLVGTPEMLAANEWTAKTLRSWGVDANLQQFGTWKGWQRGITHVDMVYPRVKSLSATQLAWSPATKKAIEAEVIVLPKVSSKAEFDQWLPSVKGKMVLIAQYQKIGRSDDQIKEFATPELYEKLKAEKEQASKDFRDYVKNIGYDNNTLPEALEKAGAAGIAISNWTGIMGANRIFGAKTSKIPMIDIDVEDYGMLYRMAEKGAKPKIKLEAQSKILPEAKSFNTIGMIKGKEKPNEYVILSAHLDSWDGAQGATDNGTGTLTMLETIRILKKYYPNNKRTIVIGLWGSEEQGLNGSRGFVADNPEIMKGTQAVFNQDNGTGRVVNIGGQGFLKSYDYIGKWLNAVPKNVRDNIKTDFPGMPGGGGSDHASFVAAGVPGFSLSSLNWGYFGYTWHTTKDTYDKIVFDELKNNVILTATLAYMASEDPEFTSRERRVMPQDEKGEVVKWPEAKQPRRDSKDYK, encoded by the coding sequence ATGAAGATAAATACGTTTTTTGCAATGCCGGCAGTTGTTCTGGCAACGCAGTTTTCTTGGGCACAGGCTCCCGCAAAATCTCAGGAAAAGCTTAATCCTATTGTGGAAAGTTTTGTGAATGAGGCCAATAATAATTCTCAACTCGAAAATATGGCCTATGAGCTGCTTGATGGTATCGGACCCCGTTTGGTAGGAACTCCGGAAATGCTTGCCGCCAATGAATGGACAGCTAAAACACTTCGCTCATGGGGAGTAGATGCAAACCTCCAGCAATTTGGAACCTGGAAAGGGTGGCAGAGAGGAATTACCCATGTAGATATGGTATATCCCCGTGTGAAATCATTATCTGCCACACAACTTGCATGGAGCCCTGCAACTAAGAAGGCAATTGAAGCTGAGGTTATAGTACTTCCAAAGGTATCTTCCAAGGCCGAATTTGATCAGTGGTTGCCTTCTGTAAAAGGTAAAATGGTATTGATTGCGCAGTATCAGAAAATCGGACGTTCTGATGATCAGATCAAAGAATTCGCTACTCCGGAATTATATGAAAAGCTAAAGGCGGAAAAAGAACAAGCTTCCAAAGATTTCCGTGATTATGTAAAGAATATAGGATATGACAATAATACACTTCCGGAAGCTCTGGAAAAAGCGGGAGCAGCAGGGATTGCCATTTCCAATTGGACAGGAATTATGGGAGCAAACAGAATATTCGGAGCGAAAACATCTAAAATTCCCATGATTGATATTGATGTGGAAGATTATGGCATGTTGTACAGAATGGCAGAAAAGGGGGCTAAACCCAAAATAAAGCTTGAGGCCCAGTCAAAAATACTTCCTGAAGCTAAAAGCTTCAACACGATAGGAATGATCAAAGGAAAGGAAAAACCCAATGAATATGTTATTCTTTCTGCACACCTGGATTCATGGGACGGAGCGCAGGGTGCTACGGATAATGGAACCGGCACACTTACCATGCTTGAGACCATTAGGATTCTTAAAAAATACTACCCTAATAATAAAAGGACGATTGTAATCGGACTTTGGGGAAGCGAGGAGCAGGGATTGAACGGATCGAGAGGATTTGTTGCTGATAATCCGGAAATTATGAAAGGAACTCAGGCTGTTTTCAACCAGGATAATGGAACTGGCCGAGTAGTAAATATCGGAGGACAGGGATTTCTGAAGTCATATGATTATATCGGGAAATGGCTGAATGCAGTTCCTAAAAATGTACGTGATAATATTAAAACCGATTTTCCGGGAATGCCGGGAGGAGGTGGATCTGATCATGCATCTTTTGTAGCAGCAGGTGTACCGGGATTCTCATTAAGTTCATTGAACTGGGGATATTTTGGATATACCTGGCATACAACGAAAGATACTTATGATAAGATCGTTTTTGATGAGCTTAAAAATAATGTGATTTTAACAGCTACCTTAGCTTATATGGCATCTGAAGATCCTGAGTTTACCAGCAGAGAGAGAAGGGTAATGCCGCAAGATGAAAAAGGGGAGGTTGTAAAATGGCCTGAAGCAAAGCAGCCGAGAAGAGATTCAAAGGATTATAAATAA
- a CDS encoding histone H1: protein MKELIEKINAEFEAFATEANQQAEKGNKAAGTRARKSALELSKLFKDFRKVSVEESKK, encoded by the coding sequence ATGAAAGAACTAATTGAAAAAATCAACGCGGAATTTGAAGCATTCGCAACTGAAGCAAACCAACAAGCTGAAAAAGGAAACAAAGCAGCTGGAACAAGAGCTCGTAAATCAGCTTTAGAACTTAGCAAATTGTTCAAAGATTTCAGAAAAGTTTCTGTTGAGGAATCAAAAAAATAA